A window from Streptomyces subrutilus encodes these proteins:
- a CDS encoding PP2C family protein-serine/threonine phosphatase, producing the protein MGLGQRDDGGRSGPGGLGSGAARLIVRLLPGGLIILGLIFDLLTPPSFTGSPFFSAAPLIAAPLVGFRATALTGALASTVVVLLHLYKGTSLQAESLTELATVLTVSGLALLINGVVRRGNAQLASARGIAEAAQRAVLPTPAERIGGLHVSARYEAAQADAFIGGDLYAVQDTPYGVRLAVGDVRGKGLGAVEAVAVVLGAFREVAETEPTLEAVAQRLERALAREGVRRDSLDAVEGFTTCVLGEIPPGAEVVRLLNRGHPEPLLLHADGRLAVLAPADAALPLGMGELGAWPDRAREWGFPAGATLLLFTDGLTEARDVAGAFYDPADRLRGRVFPGPDELLDALSSDVRRHTGGAATDDMALLALGRPGQGQPERRRTVPVVPRDERS; encoded by the coding sequence ATGGGGCTGGGTCAGCGGGACGACGGCGGGCGGAGCGGCCCGGGCGGTCTCGGGAGCGGCGCGGCCCGGCTGATCGTCCGGCTGCTGCCGGGCGGCCTGATCATCCTGGGCCTCATCTTCGACCTGCTGACCCCGCCCAGTTTCACCGGTTCCCCCTTCTTCTCCGCGGCTCCGCTGATCGCCGCCCCGCTGGTCGGCTTCCGGGCGACGGCCCTGACCGGGGCGCTGGCCTCGACCGTGGTGGTCCTGCTGCACCTCTACAAGGGCACGAGCCTGCAGGCCGAGTCGCTGACCGAGTTGGCCACCGTGCTGACCGTCTCCGGACTGGCCCTCCTGATCAACGGTGTCGTACGGCGGGGCAACGCGCAGCTCGCCTCGGCCCGCGGGATCGCCGAGGCCGCGCAGCGGGCCGTGCTGCCGACGCCGGCCGAGCGGATCGGGGGCCTGCACGTCTCCGCCCGGTACGAGGCCGCCCAGGCGGACGCCTTCATCGGCGGGGACCTGTACGCGGTCCAGGACACCCCGTACGGGGTGCGGCTGGCGGTGGGGGACGTACGGGGCAAGGGGCTGGGGGCGGTGGAGGCCGTGGCCGTGGTCCTCGGGGCGTTCCGGGAGGTCGCCGAGACCGAGCCGACGCTGGAGGCGGTGGCGCAGCGGCTGGAGCGGGCGCTCGCCCGGGAGGGCGTACGGCGCGACAGCCTGGACGCGGTGGAGGGGTTCACCACGTGCGTGCTCGGCGAGATCCCGCCGGGGGCGGAGGTGGTGCGGCTGCTCAACCGGGGCCACCCCGAACCGCTGCTCCTGCACGCCGACGGGCGACTGGCCGTGCTGGCCCCGGCGGATGCGGCGCTGCCGCTCGGGATGGGGGAGCTGGGGGCGTGGCCGGACCGCGCGCGGGAGTGGGGCTTCCCCGCGGGGGCCACGCTGCTGCTGTTCACGGACGGGCTGACCGAGGCCCGGGACGTCGCGGGCGCCTTCTACGATCCGGCGGACCGGCTGCGCGGGCGGGTCTTCCCCGGGCCGGACGAACTGCTCGACGCGCTCAGCAGCGACGTGCGTCGGCACACGGGCGGCGCGGCGACCGACGACATGGCGCTGCTCGCGCTGGGGCGGCCGGGGCAGGGGCAGCCGGAGCGGCGGCGGACGGTGCCGGTGGTGCCGCGGGACGAGCGGTCGTGA
- a CDS encoding M23 family metallopeptidase, with the protein MASNLPAPEGTETQEPPTAGAWGEWNPTEDSVRSVRGRHRVARQRGGLARSSTVLGVGVIAAVGAGGIATAQDRPQVAISLPSLPDVMSGNLTGGDAGSGAAEAGARQADTGSGEAAAQAGIIPRQSDRRSDAGEVLRNRILQQAESQQGAAEAQAEAEAERVAREAAAQEAKDKREAARKAAEEAAAQAEAKAAEEAAAAREAAEAKAEQERAAKPAGSYSLPTSAYTLTSRYGTAGSMWSSGHHTGLDFAAPTGTPAKAVAAGKIVSAGWSGAYGYRIVLELEDGTEIWYCHLSSMSVTSGQVAPGETIGRVGATGNVTGPHLHLEVRKGGSTVDPMAWLNSKGLSV; encoded by the coding sequence GTGGCCTCCAACCTGCCTGCGCCCGAGGGCACCGAGACCCAGGAGCCGCCCACCGCGGGGGCCTGGGGCGAATGGAACCCCACCGAGGACTCGGTCCGCTCCGTCCGCGGCAGGCACCGGGTGGCCAGGCAGCGCGGCGGCCTCGCCCGCAGCTCCACCGTGCTCGGCGTCGGCGTCATCGCGGCGGTCGGCGCGGGCGGCATCGCCACCGCGCAGGACCGCCCCCAGGTCGCCATCTCGCTGCCCTCGCTGCCCGACGTCATGTCCGGGAACCTCACCGGCGGCGACGCGGGCTCCGGCGCCGCCGAGGCCGGGGCGCGGCAGGCGGACACGGGCTCCGGCGAGGCCGCCGCACAGGCCGGGATCATCCCGCGCCAGTCCGACCGCCGGTCCGACGCCGGCGAGGTGCTGCGCAACCGGATCCTCCAGCAGGCCGAGTCCCAGCAGGGCGCCGCCGAGGCGCAGGCCGAAGCGGAAGCCGAGCGGGTGGCGCGGGAGGCCGCCGCGCAGGAGGCCAAGGACAAGCGCGAAGCGGCCCGCAAGGCCGCGGAGGAGGCGGCCGCGCAGGCCGAGGCCAAGGCGGCCGAGGAGGCGGCGGCGGCCCGGGAGGCGGCCGAGGCCAAGGCCGAGCAGGAGCGCGCCGCCAAGCCGGCCGGCAGCTACTCCCTGCCCACCTCGGCCTACACGCTCACCTCGCGCTACGGGACCGCCGGTTCGATGTGGTCCTCCGGGCACCACACCGGCCTCGACTTCGCCGCCCCGACCGGCACCCCGGCCAAGGCGGTCGCCGCCGGGAAGATCGTCTCGGCCGGCTGGTCCGGTGCGTACGGCTACCGGATCGTGCTGGAGCTGGAGGACGGTACGGAGATCTGGTACTGCCACCTCTCCTCGATGTCCGTGACCTCCGGGCAGGTCGCCCCGGGCGAGACCATCGGCCGCGTCGGCGCGACCGGCAACGTCACCGGTCCGCACCTCCACCTGGAGGTGCGCAAGGGCGGCTCCACGGTCGACCCGATGGCATGGCTGAACTCCAAGGGCCTCAGCGTCTAG
- a CDS encoding PrsW family intramembrane metalloprotease, with protein MYRALPRVLARPSGAVRTCVLVALLACTGAAILELVREQTGTPGFLVGLALAVLPVAPLLAAFRWLGRAAPAPWPQLLFCFGWGACTAALIAILANNFATQWIAAATADPSDADQLGSVAVAPVVEESAKAAALLLVFVFRRRQFTGPADGFVVAGFTATGFAFTENILYLGSAYDEDMAKGTPVLDSVTAATFFVRIVLSPFAHPLFTVLTGLGFGAAALAVRRSRRVGLPLLGLAGAIGMHALWNGSSRWGENGFYVVYGCVMVPAFGLLVWVAVRIRRRRLRAVAGELAVYAAAGWLGPAEVPALASIPARSLARTLARRSGGRAAGRTVARYEADAAALALLRNRARHGGPPGEPDFAARERELLHRLWRHRATAGPALSRAAVMEELLPARFDPLPRPAPPVPGTPTATAHAPAPAPAPAPTVVPAPRSGFRSRARR; from the coding sequence GTGTACCGAGCGCTCCCCCGTGTGCTCGCACGTCCGTCGGGCGCGGTCCGCACGTGCGTGCTCGTCGCCCTGCTCGCCTGCACCGGCGCCGCGATCCTCGAACTCGTACGGGAGCAGACCGGCACCCCCGGCTTCCTGGTGGGCCTCGCGCTGGCCGTGCTGCCGGTCGCCCCGCTCCTGGCCGCCTTCCGCTGGCTGGGCCGGGCCGCGCCCGCACCCTGGCCGCAGTTGCTGTTCTGCTTCGGCTGGGGCGCCTGCACGGCCGCGCTGATCGCCATACTGGCCAACAACTTCGCCACCCAGTGGATAGCCGCAGCCACCGCCGACCCCTCCGACGCCGACCAGCTCGGCTCGGTGGCGGTCGCGCCGGTGGTCGAGGAGAGCGCGAAGGCGGCGGCGCTGCTGCTGGTGTTCGTCTTCCGCAGACGGCAGTTCACCGGGCCCGCCGACGGGTTCGTGGTGGCCGGGTTCACCGCCACCGGCTTCGCGTTCACCGAGAACATCCTCTATCTGGGCAGCGCCTACGACGAGGACATGGCCAAGGGCACCCCCGTGCTCGACTCCGTGACGGCGGCGACCTTCTTCGTCCGGATAGTGCTGTCGCCGTTCGCGCATCCGCTGTTCACGGTGCTCACCGGGCTCGGCTTCGGCGCGGCCGCCCTCGCCGTGCGCCGCTCGCGCCGGGTCGGCCTGCCGCTGCTCGGCCTGGCCGGCGCCATCGGTATGCACGCGCTGTGGAACGGCTCGTCCCGCTGGGGTGAGAACGGCTTCTACGTGGTCTACGGCTGCGTGATGGTCCCGGCGTTCGGGCTGCTGGTGTGGGTGGCGGTACGGATACGGCGGCGACGGCTGCGGGCCGTCGCCGGGGAGCTGGCGGTGTACGCGGCCGCCGGGTGGCTCGGCCCGGCCGAGGTGCCGGCGCTGGCCTCGATACCGGCCCGGTCGCTGGCCCGCACCCTGGCCCGGCGCAGCGGCGGCCGGGCCGCCGGCCGTACGGTGGCCCGCTACGAGGCCGACGCGGCCGCGCTGGCCCTGTTGCGGAACCGGGCCCGGCACGGCGGTCCGCCGGGCGAGCCGGACTTCGCGGCGCGGGAGCGGGAGTTGCTGCACCGGCTCTGGCGGCACCGGGCGACGGCCGGTCCCGCGCTGTCGCGGGCGGCGGTCATGGAGGAGCTCCTGCCGGCGCGCTTCGACCCCTTGCCGCGACCCGCGCCACCCGTCCCCGGCACCCCGACGGCCACGGCCCACGCACCCGCACCCGCACCCGCACCCGCACCGACCGTCGTACCGGCTCCCCGGAGCGGGTTCCGGTCCCGGGCTAGACGCTGA
- the trmB gene encoding tRNA (guanosine(46)-N7)-methyltransferase TrmB, which translates to MVSEPMNPQPSRLPDHTDPAAPPTEPRPQPEAKAYVPPKWRTEPRFPDGPAPDPAGSHHERRIRSFQPRRSRVTTGQGEALKRLWGTWGFDIDGHEVLDLKVLFDGLPVVLEIGFGMGEATAQMAAADPGTGILAADVHTPGQGNLLALAERGGMTNVRVANGDAIILLREMLPPDSLAGIRVYFPDPWPKARHHKRRLIQPEFLTLAATRLAPGAVLHCATDWEPYAEQMLEVLTAHPDFENTREDGGYAPRPDFRPLTRFEGQGLDKGHVVHDLLFRRTAN; encoded by the coding sequence ATTGTGTCTGAGCCCATGAACCCCCAGCCGTCCCGCCTCCCGGACCACACCGACCCGGCGGCGCCCCCCACCGAGCCGCGGCCCCAGCCGGAGGCGAAGGCGTACGTGCCGCCCAAGTGGCGCACCGAGCCCCGCTTCCCCGACGGCCCCGCGCCGGACCCGGCCGGCTCGCACCACGAGCGGCGCATCCGCAGCTTCCAGCCCCGCCGCAGCCGGGTCACCACCGGCCAGGGCGAGGCCCTGAAGCGGCTGTGGGGCACCTGGGGCTTCGACATCGACGGCCACGAGGTCCTCGACCTCAAGGTGCTCTTCGACGGCCTCCCCGTGGTCCTGGAGATCGGCTTCGGCATGGGCGAGGCCACGGCCCAGATGGCCGCCGCCGACCCCGGCACCGGCATCCTCGCCGCCGACGTGCACACCCCCGGCCAGGGCAACCTGCTCGCGCTGGCCGAGCGCGGCGGCATGACCAACGTCCGCGTGGCCAACGGCGACGCCATCATCCTGCTCCGCGAGATGCTGCCGCCGGACTCCCTGGCCGGCATCCGCGTGTACTTCCCGGACCCGTGGCCCAAGGCCCGCCACCACAAGCGCCGGCTGATCCAGCCCGAGTTCCTCACCCTGGCCGCGACCCGCCTGGCCCCCGGGGCCGTGCTGCACTGCGCGACCGACTGGGAGCCGTACGCCGAGCAGATGCTCGAAGTCCTGACCGCGCACCCGGACTTCGAGAACACCCGGGAGGACGGCGGCTACGCGCCCCGGCCCGACTTCCGGCCGCTCACCCGCTTCGAGGGCCAGGGGCTCGACAAGGGACACGTCGTACACGACCTGCTCTTCCGTCGCACGGCGAACTGA
- the lhgO gene encoding L-2-hydroxyglutarate oxidase — MGGFSVGGGVDCDVLVIGGGIVGLSTAHALSRLAPGTRVVVLEKETGPARHQTGRNSGVIHSGIYYRPGSLKARFAVSGAAEMVKFCAEHGIAHEVTGKLIVATGRDELPRLHALVQRGRENGIPVRELGPAQISEYEPEVRGLAAIHVGTTGIVDYGRVTAQLAESSGAEIVYGGAVDLISRRPSAVAVRTTSGLVVRARVLVNCAGLQCDRIARLAGDEPGMRIIPFRGEYYDLARPGLVRGLVYPVPDPAFPFLGVHLTRGIGGGVHVGPNAVPALAREGYDWSTVRPRDIGTELSWPGSWRMAARHWRYGAGEIRRSLSKQAFTQAVRRLLPAVTAADLRPAAAGVRAQAVLRDGTLVDDFLIQDAPRTVHVLNAPSPAATASLPIGREIAARALRTLTSA; from the coding sequence GTGGGAGGTTTCAGCGTGGGCGGCGGCGTGGACTGCGATGTGCTGGTGATCGGCGGCGGGATCGTCGGCCTGTCGACGGCGCATGCCCTGTCGCGGCTGGCTCCGGGTACCCGGGTGGTCGTCCTGGAGAAGGAGACCGGTCCGGCGCGGCACCAGACGGGGCGCAACAGCGGAGTGATCCACAGCGGGATCTACTACCGCCCGGGATCGCTCAAGGCGCGCTTCGCGGTGAGCGGCGCGGCCGAGATGGTCAAGTTCTGCGCGGAGCACGGCATCGCGCACGAAGTGACGGGGAAGCTGATCGTCGCCACCGGGCGCGACGAGCTGCCGCGGCTGCACGCCCTGGTCCAGCGCGGCCGGGAGAACGGCATCCCGGTGCGCGAGCTCGGCCCGGCGCAGATCTCGGAGTACGAGCCCGAGGTGCGCGGCCTGGCCGCGATCCACGTCGGCACCACCGGGATCGTGGACTACGGCAGGGTGACCGCCCAGCTGGCGGAGTCCTCGGGCGCGGAGATCGTCTACGGCGGCGCGGTGGACCTGATCTCCCGTCGCCCCTCGGCCGTGGCCGTCCGCACCACCTCGGGCCTGGTGGTCCGGGCGCGGGTGCTGGTGAACTGCGCGGGGCTCCAGTGCGACCGGATCGCCCGTCTGGCCGGCGACGAACCGGGTATGCGGATCATCCCCTTCCGCGGCGAGTACTACGACCTCGCCCGCCCCGGCCTGGTCCGGGGCCTGGTCTACCCGGTGCCCGACCCGGCGTTCCCGTTCCTCGGCGTCCACCTCACCCGGGGCATCGGCGGCGGCGTCCACGTCGGCCCGAACGCCGTGCCCGCGCTGGCCCGCGAGGGGTACGACTGGTCCACGGTCCGGCCGCGGGACATCGGCACCGAGCTGTCCTGGCCCGGATCCTGGCGGATGGCCGCACGGCACTGGCGCTACGGTGCGGGCGAGATCCGTCGCTCGCTGTCGAAGCAGGCGTTCACCCAGGCCGTACGGCGGCTGCTGCCGGCCGTCACCGCGGCGGACCTCCGCCCGGCCGCGGCCGGGGTCCGCGCGCAGGCCGTCCTGCGGGACGGCACCCTGGTGGACGACTTCCTCATCCAGGACGCGCCGCGCACGGTGCACGTCCTGAACGCCCCCTCGCCGGCGGCCACGGCGTCCCTCCCGATCGGCCGCGAAATCGCCGCCCGAGCCCTCCGCACCCTCACCTCGGCCTGA
- a CDS encoding sporulation protein, translating into MSRELREPNEKLGAVLALAGISNAGLARRVNDLGAQRGLTLRYDKTSVARWVSKGMVPQGAAPHLIAAAIGAKLGRPVPLHEIGLADADPAPEVGLAFPRDVAAAVRSATDLYRLDLAGRRGGGGIWQSLAGSFSVAAYATPASRWLISPADGSVAREPREPTARDTGPPAPTAPAARPPAAQPAHPQPQPQTAPVPAPGAQAPVAQPPAVPAEPAPQRVGHSDVAKLREAAEDARRWDSKYGGGDWRSSMVPECLRVDAAPLLLGSYTDEVGRALFGATAELTRLAGWMAFDTGQQEAAQRYYIQALRLARAAGDVPLGGYVLASMSLQATYRDFPDEGVDLAQAALERNRGLATARTMSFFRLVEARAHAKAGDPTAAGAALRAAEGWLERARDGDPDPTWLGFYSYDRFAADAAECYRDLKLPRQVRRFTEQALSRPTEEYVRSHGLRLVVSAVAELESGNLDAACAAGTRAVEVAGRISSARTTEYVRDLLHRLEPYGDEPRVAELRERARPLLVAPA; encoded by the coding sequence ATGTCCAGGGAGCTCCGCGAGCCCAATGAGAAGCTCGGCGCCGTCCTCGCCCTCGCGGGCATCAGCAACGCCGGACTGGCCCGACGGGTCAACGACCTCGGCGCACAGCGCGGCCTGACGCTTCGGTACGACAAGACGTCGGTGGCCCGGTGGGTGTCGAAGGGGATGGTGCCGCAGGGCGCCGCCCCGCATCTGATCGCGGCCGCCATCGGCGCGAAGCTGGGCCGGCCCGTGCCGCTGCACGAGATCGGGCTGGCGGACGCCGACCCCGCGCCCGAAGTGGGCCTGGCCTTCCCGCGCGACGTGGCGGCGGCGGTGCGCTCGGCCACCGACCTCTACCGGCTGGACCTCGCGGGACGGCGTGGCGGTGGCGGGATCTGGCAGTCGCTCGCGGGCTCGTTCTCGGTGGCGGCGTACGCGACGCCCGCCTCGCGCTGGCTGATATCCCCCGCGGACGGCTCCGTGGCACGGGAGCCGCGGGAGCCGACGGCGCGGGACACGGGCCCGCCGGCACCGACCGCCCCGGCGGCCCGACCGCCCGCGGCCCAGCCCGCACACCCGCAGCCGCAGCCGCAGACCGCGCCGGTCCCGGCCCCCGGGGCGCAGGCACCGGTGGCGCAGCCGCCGGCCGTCCCCGCGGAACCGGCCCCGCAGCGCGTTGGCCACAGCGACGTGGCCAAGCTGCGCGAGGCCGCCGAGGACGCGCGCCGCTGGGACTCCAAGTACGGCGGCGGCGACTGGCGCTCGTCGATGGTCCCGGAGTGCCTGCGGGTGGACGCGGCCCCCCTGCTGCTCGGCTCCTACACGGACGAGGTGGGACGCGCCCTGTTCGGCGCGACCGCCGAACTGACCCGGCTGGCCGGGTGGATGGCGTTCGACACCGGGCAGCAGGAGGCGGCCCAGCGCTACTACATCCAGGCGCTGCGGCTCGCCCGCGCGGCCGGCGACGTACCGCTCGGCGGATACGTCCTGGCCTCGATGTCCCTGCAGGCGACCTACCGGGACTTCCCGGACGAGGGCGTGGACCTGGCGCAGGCCGCGCTCGAACGCAACCGGGGCCTCGCCACCGCGCGCACCATGAGCTTCTTCCGCCTGGTCGAGGCCCGGGCGCACGCGAAGGCGGGCGACCCGACGGCCGCGGGGGCGGCGCTGCGCGCGGCCGAGGGCTGGCTGGAGCGCGCCCGGGACGGCGACCCGGATCCGACCTGGCTCGGTTTCTACTCGTACGACCGTTTCGCGGCGGATGCGGCGGAATGCTACCGGGACCTCAAACTTCCCCGGCAGGTGCGGCGCTTCACGGAGCAGGCCCTGTCGCGGCCCACCGAGGAGTACGTGCGCTCGCACGGGCTGCGGCTGGTGGTGAGCGCGGTCGCCGAGCTGGAGTCGGGCAACCTCGACGCGGCGTGCGCGGCCGGAACCCGGGCAGTGGAGGTGGCGGGCCGCATCTCCTCGGCACGGACGACCGAATACGTACGGGACCTCCTGCACCGGCTGGAACCGTACGGGGACGAACCGCGTGTCGCGGAGCTGCGCGAGCGGGCCCGCCCGCTGCTGGTGGCCCCCGCGTAG
- a CDS encoding asparagine synthase-related protein, which yields MRWLVGWSSIAASFGTAGRVSGPGTHARRTGSAHGPGSHGTNGHRANGHGAYPRGGPGPADGYAAGYAAGHADGGAPLHGGIADAAHPGDPGADAERTVHPVGAQLLWGDPDPLWAVGDWRPDEIRLLTADPADPFTRLAVLGCCGATDAELRRALYAARGGALRHLTQWSGSYTAVVQTGRRITIVGDLAGARPVFYTPWASGTAYATAALPLADLIEAQLDIGHLAALLACPDSPEALGDGTPYAGVRRIPPGHALILREGSREITGYEPVASLAVSAPEADPDRAVEGVREALVDAVRARLTAPRHAPDTPQPPYDPGPVPGMGPADRRAARGAPAPGVGADLSGGSASATLALLAAGLPGAPGTLLSPAGARLLAVTFNDLATPQGREAEMERARAIAADPRLHHVVVAAAEEALPYADLDGPLTDEPGPSLVFAARERRRLAAGSADHFTGHGARQVLDAHPARMADLLMDRRRRHLLRPVAALARSASASGESLLVPLTVYAAARRLARTPYRAGMEAAAARLREGRVTGGASGAVDASLAALTWSRPGPAAGWLTGEALAEVSIRLTAAAGRPPLSLRPGEARARSVLARHAADHRVFEQAVEVRSQRLHAPFLDNQVVRAARALPESLRVQPGARAAILRTVLSATGVRELPPGWGATAHAPHETATRLGLRAALDELLSLFAAPLLADAGLIEARVVRQALLDAADGRPVPLDGLAELVSMELWLRRLLARRGTCWTGTTAARRRAVPEGVPIHRPALS from the coding sequence GTGCGCTGGTTGGTGGGGTGGAGCAGTATCGCCGCGAGCTTCGGCACGGCCGGCCGCGTCTCCGGCCCGGGCACCCACGCGCGCCGGACCGGCAGCGCCCACGGACCCGGCTCCCACGGGACGAACGGCCACCGTGCGAACGGCCACGGCGCGTACCCCCGCGGCGGCCCCGGACCGGCCGACGGATACGCCGCCGGATATGCCGCCGGACACGCCGACGGCGGGGCCCCGCTGCACGGCGGCATCGCGGACGCCGCCCACCCCGGCGACCCCGGCGCGGACGCCGAGCGCACCGTCCACCCCGTCGGCGCCCAACTCCTGTGGGGCGATCCCGACCCCCTGTGGGCCGTCGGCGACTGGCGCCCCGACGAGATCCGGCTGCTCACCGCCGACCCCGCCGACCCCTTCACCCGGCTGGCCGTCCTCGGCTGCTGCGGCGCCACCGACGCCGAACTGCGCCGCGCCCTCTACGCCGCCCGCGGCGGGGCCCTGCGCCACCTCACGCAGTGGTCCGGCAGCTACACCGCCGTCGTCCAGACCGGCCGCCGCATCACGATCGTCGGCGACCTCGCGGGCGCGCGGCCCGTCTTCTACACGCCCTGGGCCAGCGGGACGGCGTACGCCACCGCCGCGCTCCCCCTCGCCGACCTCATCGAGGCCCAGCTCGACATCGGCCACCTCGCCGCCCTGCTGGCCTGCCCCGACAGCCCCGAGGCACTGGGCGACGGCACACCGTACGCCGGGGTCCGGCGCATCCCGCCCGGCCACGCGCTCATCCTCCGCGAGGGCTCCCGCGAGATCACCGGCTACGAACCCGTCGCCTCCCTCGCGGTGTCCGCGCCCGAGGCCGATCCCGACCGGGCGGTGGAGGGCGTGCGCGAAGCACTCGTCGACGCCGTGCGCGCCCGGCTCACGGCCCCCCGCCATGCCCCCGACACCCCGCAACCGCCGTACGATCCCGGCCCCGTGCCCGGCATGGGCCCCGCCGACCGGCGCGCCGCCCGCGGAGCCCCGGCCCCCGGAGTCGGCGCCGACCTCTCCGGCGGCAGCGCCTCCGCCACCCTCGCCCTGCTCGCCGCCGGCCTGCCCGGCGCCCCCGGCACCCTGCTGAGCCCGGCCGGGGCGCGGCTGCTGGCCGTCACCTTCAACGACCTCGCCACCCCGCAGGGCCGCGAGGCCGAGATGGAGCGCGCCCGCGCCATCGCGGCCGACCCGCGCCTGCACCACGTCGTGGTCGCCGCCGCCGAGGAAGCCCTCCCGTACGCCGACCTCGACGGACCCCTCACCGACGAACCCGGCCCCTCGCTGGTGTTCGCCGCCCGCGAGCGCCGCCGCCTCGCCGCCGGCTCCGCCGACCACTTCACCGGACACGGCGCCCGCCAGGTCCTCGACGCGCACCCGGCCCGCATGGCCGACCTCCTGATGGACCGCCGCCGCCGCCACCTGCTGCGCCCGGTGGCCGCGCTGGCCCGTTCGGCCTCCGCGTCCGGCGAGTCCCTGCTGGTGCCGCTCACCGTGTACGCCGCGGCCCGGCGCCTCGCCCGTACGCCGTACCGCGCGGGCATGGAGGCCGCCGCCGCCCGGCTCCGCGAGGGCCGCGTCACGGGCGGCGCCTCGGGCGCGGTGGACGCCTCCCTCGCCGCCCTCACCTGGTCCCGGCCCGGCCCGGCGGCCGGCTGGCTCACCGGGGAGGCGCTGGCGGAAGTATCGATCCGGCTCACGGCCGCCGCCGGCCGGCCCCCCCTGTCGCTGCGCCCGGGCGAGGCCCGCGCCCGTTCCGTGCTCGCCCGGCACGCCGCCGACCACCGGGTCTTCGAGCAGGCCGTGGAGGTCCGCAGCCAGCGCCTGCACGCCCCCTTCCTCGACAACCAGGTCGTACGGGCCGCCCGCGCCCTCCCCGAATCCCTCCGGGTCCAGCCGGGCGCCCGGGCCGCCATCCTGCGCACCGTCCTGTCCGCGACCGGCGTCCGCGAGCTCCCGCCCGGCTGGGGCGCGACCGCCCACGCCCCGCACGAGACGGCGACCCGACTGGGGCTGCGGGCCGCCCTGGACGAACTGCTCTCCCTCTTCGCCGCCCCGCTGCTCGCGGACGCCGGCCTGATCGAGGCCCGCGTGGTCCGCCAGGCCCTGCTCGACGCGGCGGACGGCCGCCCGGTACCGCTCGACGGCCTCGCGGAACTCGTCTCGATGGAACTGTGGCTCCGCCGCCTCCTGGCCCGCCGCGGCACCTGCTGGACGGGCACCACGGCGGCCCGCCGCCGCGCGGTCCCGGAGGGCGTCCCGATCCACCGGCCGGCCCTGTCCTGA